The nucleotide window GGGAAGAATAGCCCATGTGTGCTGCAATATGACAAAACTGACGATAAATGGCAAGAATATGCGAGTATAAATAACTTTAACATCAAATGTAGTGCGATTTTGAAGGATGATAaggatatattattttttggataGGAaggatatattattttttggcgGTTATGAGTCATCATCCAACACCGTTCTCAAATGGAATATACGAAGTAAAACATGGGGAGAATTGCCCGCAATGAACCAGTCAAGACGTCTTCCCAGTGTTGTCGAATTAGATGATAAAATATACGCGATTGGTGGCCGTGGGGATGATAAGATGCTGTTGCAGTCAGTTGAAatgtaattatttcaaaatctaGAAATAGTTAATTAACAATGACCATTGTGAGCGTTAAGACAACTAGAGATTAAAAGAACATGCTAAGCTTAATGGTACAAGTGAAGAACTACTCTCAGTCTCAGAAATTGTTTCTATCTCAATTAGAACTCTACTGGTATTCTAACACCCAACGTTCACTCATTATCAATGCTTGGTGTTGATGTAAGGTTCACAATCCATGGTCTTTTAAGGGTAAACCAAATTGTGAACCCAGTCTTACGAGTACGGCATTTAATACAGCTGACAATGCAATCTCCATAAGTTGCGTAAGGTAGTTCAACTGCAACTGCAAACCTGCAAAGGGATCAGTCAATGTGTGTGCGACAGAGATCTTGTAACATACAATACAGGGTGTACAGAAGacttatacttaaaaaaaaaaagttgacccTGAAATCCATCCTCTAGCAATACTATTTTAATGATACTAATAAGCTGATGATGCAGTGCAACTAAATGCCTACGTCTTGAAGTAAACTCTATCTCGCTGACATTGCCAGCGATTCGTTCGTTAACGTTAGGAAACGCACTGATTGACATTTCAATCAAAAGAATGAATTGATATGAATTAGTTTCTTGTTGTTAATTTCCAGGTATACGACATCCAGTGGTTGGGAGTTCGTGAAACCTTTAATTACAGCACGATACAGCACCGATGCAGTGACTTTAAATggaaaaatttatgtattggGCGGATTGAGTAAAAATATCTTGAATGACTTAAAATCCGTTGAATGCTACAACCCTGACTCGAATACATGGACTTCATGTGCAGATATGATAAAGGGTCACTATGGCACTGGTGTCAGTTAgatgtaacaagtaaggaagaactaagtttgggtgcaaccgaacattttacatattttataattttattgaaataacacacaatttgatccatatattcgtcataaagtccactgaaataacgaaaatcgtcatagaTTATATATGGGGAGCGATTTCAAttacttctatatatatatgttataaagtccaccgtaagTTTGAAAATTcgtatattagatatatggggaCTACAGAAAGTAATGACCCGATTTTGCTCAAGAGGCACACTACTAGAAAAAAcagat belongs to Zeugodacus cucurbitae isolate PBARC_wt_2022May chromosome 6, idZeuCucr1.2, whole genome shotgun sequence and includes:
- the LOC105217005 gene encoding kelch-like protein 5 is translated as MARICEKDILFFGGYESSSNTVLKWNIRSKTWGELPAMNQSRRLPSVVELDDKIYAIGGRGDDKMLLQSVEMYTTSSGWEFVKPLITARYSTDAVTLNGKIYVLGGLSKNILNDLKSVECYNPDSNTWTSCADMIKGHYGTGAAAHNGHIYVSGGSGNLYRAVERYDPQRDTWSEICCLNTDGTYCSRIAFASLDNKLWTIGGLVGSGRKANVSVYDEENDCWIKKSLLSKGSIYFCFVVPASLLPSN